Proteins from a genomic interval of Diceros bicornis minor isolate mBicDic1 chromosome 34, mDicBic1.mat.cur, whole genome shotgun sequence:
- the MYADM gene encoding LOW QUALITY PROTEIN: myeloid-associated differentiation marker (The sequence of the model RefSeq protein was modified relative to this genomic sequence to represent the inferred CDS: deleted 1 base in 1 codon) — MPVTVTRTTITTTTTSSSGLGSSTIVGSPRALTQPLGLLRLLQLISTCVAFSLVASVGAWTGPMGNWSMFTWCFCFAVTLIILIVELAGLQSRFPLSWRNFPITYACYAALFCLSASIIYPTTYVQFLSHGRSRDHAIAATAFSCIACVAYATEVAWTRARPGEITGYMATVPGLLKVLETFVACVIFAFISSPYLYQDKPALEWCVAVYAICFILAAVAILLNLGDCTNMLPIPFPSFLSGLALLSVLLYATALVLWPLYQFDEKHGGQPRRSRDLSCSNRHAYYVCDWDRRLAVAILTAINLLAYVADLVYSARLVFVRV; from the exons atgCCGGTGACAGTAACCCGCACAACCATCACGACCACCACCACGTCgtcctcaggcctgggctcctcgACCATCGTGGGGTCCCCTCGGGCACTGACCCAGCCTCTGGGCCTCCTCCGCCTGCTGCAGCTGATCTCCACCTGTGTGGCCTTCTCGCTGGTGGCCAGCGTGGGCGCTTGGACGGGACCCATGGGTAACTGGTCCATGTTCACCTGGTGTTTCTGCTTCGCCGTGACCCTCATCATCCTCATAGTGGAGTTAGCCGGGCTCCAGTCCCGCTTCCCCCTGTCCTGGCGCAACTTCCCCATCACCTACGCCTGCTACGCCGCCCTCTTCTGCCTCTCGGCCTCCATCATCTACCCCACCACCTACGTCCAGTTCTTGTCTCACGGCCGCTCCCGGGACCACGCCATCGCCGCCACC GCCTTCTCCTGCATCGCCTGCGTGGCTTATGCCACCGAAGTGGCCTGGACCCGGGCCCGGCCCGGCGAGATCACTGGCTACATGGCCACGGTGCCGGGGCTGCTCAAGGTGCTGGAGACCTTTGTGGCCTGCGTCATCTTCGCCTTCATCAGCAGCCCCTACCTGTACCAGGACAAGCCGGCCCTGGAGTGGTGCGTGGCCGTGTACGCCATCTGCTTCATCCTGGCGGCCGTGGCCATCCTGCTGAACTTGGGCGACTGCACCAACATGctccccatccccttccccagtttcctgtcggggctggccctgctctcTGTCCTCCTCTACGCCACTGCTCTTGTCCTCTGGCCGCTCTACCAGTTCGACGAGAAGCATGGCGGCCAGCCCCGGCGGTCGCGGGATCTGAGCTGCAGCAACAGGCATGCCTACTACGTGTGCGACTGGGACCGCCGCCTGGCTGTGGCCATCTTGACGGCCATCAACCTGCTGGCCTATGTGGCCGACCTGGTGTACTCGGCCCGCCTGGTTTTTGTCAGGGTCTGA